The DNA segment GTGTGGCGGACATCGGTCGTGATCCCCGCTCCGAAGCGGGTGGCCGCCGCGGTGATCGTCTCCTCGGTCATCGCGGCGGCCAATTTCGGCTACCAGAACCTCTTTCAGCCGTACCAGCGACAGACCCAGCCGCTCATCACGGTGTCCATGGGAAAGCCGGTACTGAGCAAGGACCGCAAGGCGTTCGCCGTACCGGTCGACATCACTCTCCAGAACCACGGCGAGGTGGGTTTCTACGTGCTCGGCACCGAGTTCCACGCCATGGGGAAACAGGTTCCGCTGAGCCCGAAGGACCGGCTCCGCCGGCAGTGGCGGGCCGATGCCGAGCAATGGCGCAATTCATCGGAGTGGAACCCGCTCTCCCGCCGGGAGATGCACCAGCCCGGAGAGTTGGTCGAGGCGAAACCGTGGATGCCCTACGGAAGTTGGGTTGAGTCGAACGACACCTACGCCACCCGAATGGTGGTGCAACTGCCCATGAACACGCCGTACGACCAGGTGGCCTTCTATGCCACCGCGAGCCTCGCGCGCAAGGACCGGCTCGTGCTGCAGCCGCTCGACTTCGTGGCGTACTCCTGGGGCAGGGAAAAAATCCCCGGATGGGTGAAGGCGCAACAGAGGGGCGGTCTTGACTCTCTCCTCTACCGTGCCAGGGTGCACGAGAACAATGCGCTCGACGAACACACAAGGGACCCGCGTTTCATCACCGTCTACTGGCAGTTCGGCACGCACGGCGCGAACGTGTCCTCATCCATTACGCGGAAGGGCGAGGAAAACCGCATCCCCAACCCGGCGGAGAACCGGGAGGTAGCGAGCCGGTACGGCCTCGTCGACCTCATCACCGGCCCGGTGGAGCGGACCCTCTGGGACGTCAAGAGCCAGCGCTGACGGGCGCCGCCCCGCCGAGCGCGCCGGAACGCCGGTCCAGTCCCTCCAGCCAGGCCACCAGGGCGAGCGAGCTGTTCACGCGGTCCCAGGAGTACGAGTCCCCCAGACCGAGCCGGGCCTCCCGCACGGCCCGGCACAGCGTCTCGACATCGAACATCTCCGCGACCAGCGGATGCCGGGCGGAGCGGCACAGGGCAATGAGTTCATCGCCGTGTCTCCGCAGGCCCCGGGCATAGAGGTCGTTGAAGGGCACCTTGACCGACCTGCCGCGGATCGGGGCCGGGAGGAGATCCGCCATGGCCGCACGGAGCACGGCCTTCGGACGGCCCGGCCGGAACGTGGCTGCGGCGGGCAGGCGGCTCATCGTGGCGACGACCTCCGGGTCGAGGAAGGGGTGCGAGAGGAAGAACCCGTCCCGTCGTGCGCGCTGCCAGGACAGCAGGTCGGGAGCGGCGACGTAATTGGCGGCGTCGTAGAGCGACTGTTCCGGCTTGCGTCCGAACACGAACCGGCTCTCCGCGATGCCCGCATCCCGATAGCCGTGAGCGCGCGCGAATCCGGGGCGCAGCCATCGGGGGCGGTTGAAGGTGCCGAGACCGCCGAGCACCGTTCCGCCGCCGCGGAGGGCGGTGATCCGTTCGGCTGCCAGCGGGAAGGCCGGCTGCACCACGTAGGCGCGGACGATGTCCCGCAGGCCCCGCTCGCTTCCCGCGGCCCAGGCACGTGCCTGCTCGGTCATCTGCCGGAGCCGTCCCGTGCGGGCCAGCCTGTGCAGATGGAACGGGTTGGCGTCCACGACCGGATCGGCCCCGCAGCCGGTCAGGAGCGTGTCACAGCCCAGTTCGGCGGCCGCGGCGTGGAGCCTGGCCCAGAACGGGGCGCGGAAGGCGTGCGCATGAGGTTCGTCGGCGTCTCCCGCGTGGTGCTGGAAGTCGTCGAAGTCGGCTACGTCGTCGGCATCGACGATCACGGGGCGAGCCGCGGGTGTGTGACGGCGGATCGCCTCCATCGCGACGTCGAGGTACGGCCGCTCCGCGGCCAGCTCCCCGCGGGAGAAGCGCCCGGCGAGCAGGACCAGGTCCCCGGCGTCGCCCCGTTCCGCGGCCAGCAGGAGTGCCGCGAGCAGCGCGACGCTGGTGGAGTCGGTGCCGCCCGAGACATGACATGCCGTCATCGTGCCCATGCGGCGTCCCACCGCGGTCTCCAGCGCGAGGCGCAACTCCTGCGCGGCCTCATCGAGGCAGGGGCCTTCCGCGGCCGGCTCGGGCGGGTCGGTGGCCCGAGGGGACCGTCGCGGCGTCCGGCCGCGCATCTGCCCGGTGATGGACAGCTCGACCACCTCACCGCCGAGGACGCGGTGCACCCCGGAGAAAGGGGTGAGGTCCGAGTGCGGTTGTGCCATGTTCCCGGCGAGGTATCGGCAGAAGTAGCGGGGTTCCAGCTCTGTGGCGCTCCCCAGGCAGCGGACCGAGGTGCTCACGGCGCTCACGCGGCCGCCGGACTCCCTGAAGAACAGCGGGATGCGTGCCTGCTCGTCACGCGTCAGGAGGATGCGATCGCCGTACACCAGGACAGCCGCGTAGTCACCGGCCGGCGTCGGCGGCGCGGCCCCCCGCCTGCCGGCGTCGTCGAGGAGGCTCCGCGCGCCCGCCGCCCGGTCACGGGCCGAGCCGACCCAGCCGACGACGGCCGCCGTGCCGGCCCGTGAGGAGACCGTCGTCACGAGTCCCTGACGGGCCAGGGCCTCGCTGGTCCGGAGCCTCGGTGCGCCCCCGGCCCAGTCGAGGCGGAGCGCCTCCACGTCAGCATCCACCGCAGTCGATCGAGAGCACCGGTGTGAAGGCGTGCCCTCGGGGATCGGCGTCGGGGATGCACAGGCCGCCGGAGACCGTCCAGGCGTGCAGGGCGAACGGGTGTTCGCGCACGCCGACGTGGAGTACGGCCTGCAGACCGCACCGCCGCAGCAGGACGAAGGCCGTCACCGCCTCGGACTTGCAGTCGCCGTTGACGAACCAGCTTCTGCTGCTGTGCGACTGCACCGCTCGTTTCAGCCGTCCGAGCTCCTCCGCGGAGGGGAGGTCCGCACGGGCGTACCCCGGGGCGGCCAAGGACAGCAGCCGGAGGACGCGCCCGAATCCAAGGGCCCGGATCAGCAGGTGCACTCCACCCAGCCAGAGCCTGACGCCGGCGTCCACGTATGTCTTCCGGCGGCGCGTCGCGCACCCGGCACGCGTGAGACCGATGACGAGTTCGGCGCGTTCCTCAGGGCTTCCGGAGGCGAATTTCTGGACTTCCGTCATCGCCAATCCGTGAAAACGCGTCCGCTTCCAGTCCGCGATCAGCGCTCCGTCGGACATCCGGGTAACACGGCAATGCGGTGACAGGATTCTTGCCATGGCTGCCAGGGCATCGACATCCTCTGCCACCGCATATCCTCCAGGATTGACTGTGAATGAACGTGAACGGTGTCAGTGCTGATATCCGTGACCGTCGTAGAATCCGCCGCTGAAGCCGCGGATCAGACAACCGTCACCGAGAAAAACGAGCTGATGCGGCTTACGGCGCCGCAGCAATCGGAGAATCATCGCCTACCTCCAGAAACGACAGCACATCAACTTCAGGCTACTCTCGCCCGAATGCCCCGCAACCGGGCTACCGACGTCAATCGGCCGACGGAGCCGTTGCCTTGGGGCCGCTCCTGAGATGGGTTTCCTCAAGTGAGGAGCCCTTTTCCCCAGCCGACGGAGCTCATCCGGGAGGAAGATGCTCCGGACTTGAGGCCCGGAGCGTTCCTGGGACCTACTGGATCGGGGAGTCGGGCGGTGGGAGCTGGATGGTGCGCTCCCGGTCGACCGATTCGACGCCGTCGACTGCCTCCAGGGCCGGTATCCGGTCCTCCGTGACGGTTCCGTGGAGCGTGCCGAGGATCGGCTGCTCGCCCGTGACCGTCAGCCCCGCCCGCCGCAAGGCTTCGACCACCTCCGCGAACCGGTCGGGGTCGACCGCAAGGATGACCCCGACCGGCGCGGGCCGGGACGCTTCGCTCACGGCGCCTGGAGCAGACCCGAGCCGACGTCCCTGGCGGGCTGCGTCAGCGGGAAGGCACCGGACGTCAGACTGAGTTTGAGATCGGCCGCGGAAGCGTGGGGGTTTGCCTGGGCGAGCAAGGCGAGGACGCCCGCGACATGCGGCGTGGCCATGCTGGTGCCGCTCAGGTTCTGGTACCCGCCGCCAGGGGCGGCCGAACGCACATCCCTGCCGGGTGCGGCAATGTTGACCTCACCGCCCTGGCCGTTGATGCCGCCATTGGAGAAGAACGACGGCGTGAGTGCCTTGTCGAGCGCGCTCACCGCGAGGATGGAGGGGCAGTTGGCGGGCCGGCTGACGGGCCTGATTTCCGGGGGCCGGTGGCTGTCGTTGCCCGCGGCAGCGACGATCACCGTCCCGCGCTCGAGTGCGCGCTGGGCCAGCTTTTCGTATGTCTGCGGGAAGAGCTCACCCGGTCGGACCCGGGCTCCGAGCGACATGGAGATCACGCGGGCGCCCTGCGCGACGGCCCAGGCCATGCCCGCCAGGATCTGGCCATCGGTGCCGCTCCCCGCGTTGCTGAGCACCTTGGCTGCGAGGATCCGGGCCTCGCAGGCCACCCCGTAGCGGGGTCCCTGCCGGGGGTGTGCCGGCCCGGCTGCGGTGCCGATGCAGTGGGTGCCGTGGCCATTGCCGTCCTCGACGGCCTCGCCGGGCACGAAGGAGGCCGACGCCTCGATGCGCCCGACCAGGTCCGGGTGGTCGGTGTCCACGCCGGTGTCGATGATGGCGATCTTCACATCGCGTCCGGTCAGGCTGGACAGATTGGCCCGGATCGCCTGCAGGCCCCAGGTCCAGTTCTGCTCGTCCAAGGAGGGGCCCTGGGCAGCGGCGATTTCGGCCATGGTGTGCTGGCCGACCACTTCCTCGTCACTGCGGTAGGCCGGAAAGAACTCGGTCGGCGCCTGCTGAGGAGCGGTGATCGGCAAGGCGTAGACCATGCGCTCCGGTTCTGCCGCGATGATCGAGGGCTCCGCCTCGGCCGAGGTCACCAGCGCGTGGCGCTGCTCGGGCCGCACCTCGACCACGGCGGCGCCGAGTTCCTCGAAGAGCACCGAGACGTCGGGGCGCTCAAGGAGTCCGGCGACATGCGCCGCCTCGGTTCCTCGGACGCGCTCGACGGACGCGATGTCGGCGGAGGAACGCAGTGCGTTCAGACCGCTCTCCTGGTCATTCGGTTCGAGCAGGACTACATATCGTCCCGTGTACTCCGTGCCCTGGCCCGTGACGGTGCCGTTGGGCCGATCGGGATGCTCGCCGAAGGCGCGCCTGTCCATGGGTCCGTTCACCATTGAATTTCCCGCTCTCTGTGCGCTGCCCCCGTTTCGTGGACGCGCGCCGATTCACGGAGTGTCAGGCGCCGGGGAGGCTGGGGCGCGGATCAGTCGCGTATCGACGCGTGGTGCCGTGGCCTGCGGGGCTGTCCATCTCCAGGCCGTCGGCATTGCCCCCCGTACACCGTCTCACTGGGTGTGAAGACCCGCAACACAGCGTCGCCACCGGTCAGCCGGGCCGGTGGACGCCGGGTGCACGACGTGGTGCGTCGTGCGACAACGGCAGCATGGCAGAGACTCCCAGGGCCACCGCCGCGGAAATCAAGGTCGGTTCTTCCGGAGACGCGGCCGTCCTCGTCCGCGACCTGGCACTCTGACGGCGCCGTCACCAGCGAGCCCTTTCCCGGCCCGATGCGGATCCGTGCCCGGCCCTGCGGCGGGCGATGGCCGGCACGCGGCGGCTCGGGCGCCCCGTCTGGCTCGGACGGGTTGGTGCTCCCCACGGTCCTGCCGCAATCTGGCCTGGTCACCGGTTGACCGCGCGCCGGCCGCACCAGCCGCGCGTGCCTCGGGAAGGCGTTTCACCATGGCGGAGCGATCACCCATCATCTACCTGCGGGGATATGCCGGTCCGCAGCGCGGTGTGGACAAGCAGGCCGACGACCCGTTCTACGGGCTCAACAGTGGCGCCACCCACATTCGCGTCGGCGCGGAGGGGACGCCGCGCTTCTACCAGTTCGAGGGCCCCCTGCTGAGGCTGATGAGCGACGAGGGCTATCAGCTCCTGGTGCGCGGCGATCAGCACGCCTATCTCCACTCGCAGCCCGATGGCGCGGTCACGCCCGAGTCCATCTGGGTGCACCGCTTCTACGACTATGCCGCGTCCACCTTCGGTACGTCCGTCACCGCGATCCCCGAGGAATTCGACCTCGAAAAGGCGGCAGAGCGCCTCTATGACTTCGTCCAGCTCGTCCGGCAGAAGACCGGCGCCGCCAAGGTGCATCTGGTGGCCCACTCCATGGGAGGGCTGCTCGCACGCTGCCTGATCCAGAAGGTCTCCCGTACGGCGGACTCGCGCACGGGTGAGCCTCGCCGCCCCGGCAGCGAACTCGTGGACAAGCTCTTCACCTATGGCACCCCGCACGGCGGAATCGCCTTCGACCTCGGCGGAGGGCTCGTCGACTGGGCGATGGAGACCTTCGGGCCGAGTGGTTCGGACATCTTCGCTCCTGACCGGATGTACACCTATCTGACCCCGGGTGCGTCCCACGGCGACGATCCCCCGCCGGGCTGGCGGCCCCACGAGATTCCGCCGGAGGTCTTCGACGCACGCCGGGTGTTCTGTGTCGTCGGGACCAACGCGGCCGACTACGGGCTGGTCGAGAAGGCGGTCGGACCGAGCAGCGACGGGCTGGTCCATATCGACAACGCCTATGTGCGCAACGCCCACCGGGCCTTCGTCCACCGCTCACACTCCGGCCGCTACGGACTGGTGAATTCCGAAGAGGGCTACCAGAACCTGCGCCGCTTCCTCTTCGGGAACTACCAGGTTCGGGCCGAACTTCGCGGCCTGGACCTGCCCGATCAGCCCTCCGGCGCCTCACGGGTATGGCAGGCAGAGGTGCGGCTGGCCGTCCGGGGCCTGCCGACCGTCATGCATGAGCAGCGCGCGGCCCACTACTGCCCCATTCAGCTGAACCAGGAATCCGCCCGGCACGGCTCCGCGGAGGGCGACACCGGCCGCGTACACCTGGCCACCGCTTTCCTCCTCGACCCGGTCAACGGCCAGGGCGGCCGGGAAAGCCGGCCGACGCTCCGCTCCCGCTACACGCTGGTGTTGCGCGTCTTCCACCTCGTGGAGAAGAGCGGCCGGTTCTTCTGGGAGGACCACCTCGAGCAGGTGCCCGACTGGGAGGACACGCTCATCGTCGACGTCGGCCCGCGCGGCTCGTACGAAGCGGCAGGATCGCAGGCCTGGGTGGCATGGAATTCACGAGTCCCCGGCAGCATCGACGACATCGACCCGATCGCCGGGGAACCATGCCGGATGACCGAGGACGGCGAAGACCTGCACACCGAGATCCCGATGCCTGAGACGGTCCGTCCCATCCTCGGCAGCAACTCCCGGCTCCGCCTCACCGTGAGCCGCTTCGGCTGAGCCTCAGTCGAACGAAGCCAGCTGCCGGTGCACGGACCAACCGCGCAGTGCCACCTTGTCCTTGAAGTTTCCAAGGCTCGTGTCGACCGGGTGGTCGGTGTACTGGTGGAACATCCACGGCTGCTGAATGTCGGGCCGGCCGGCCCTGCCGTTGTACTGGGCTATCCACAGGCCGTCCCCGGCGAAGGACGTCGTGTCACGATGCAGCCAGAAATCCCGGTTGCAGTAGAGCACCGTCCTGTGACCGGGCGTGCGCTGCTGCACGCGCTTGATCCAGTTGTCCTTGAAGGAGTTCGAGACGCCACGGTCCTCCCAGTCGAGGGCGAGAATGTCCCCCTCGGCCAGCTTGATCTTGGAGAGGAAGAAATCGGCCTGGTCTTCGAAGGATCCGGGTCGGGCGAAGTGATAGAAGCCCGTCACCAATCCGGCGTCCCGTGCGGTCTTACGCTGAGCGACCCACCTGGGGTTCGTGTAGGTGGTCCCCTCCGTGACTTTGATGAAGACGAAGGCGAATCCGCCGGTGTGGTATTTCTCCGGCTGGAACGACGACACGTCGATTCCCTTGATGGTCATGGTCAGCTCCTCAGGCGGCGGCGAGGCGCCTGGCGATCCTCGCGCGCATGCTATCCATCGTGAATCCCTTGGGATCGATCTTTCCGGGCTGCCACTCCAGGTGGCCGATCACGCTGCCGGCGTGCCAGCCGTAGACGCGGCAGATCGCAGCTGCTGCTTTTTCGATCGACTCGAGTTGCTCCTCCGGCCACGGGTCGATTCCGTCGCCGAGGTTCTCGCATTCGAATCCGTAGAACCTCGCGTTGCCGTCGGTGTTCTGCTCATTGTCAGGAGGCAGCGGCCTCTCCTCGATGACCGCCCGAAGCACATCGTCGTCACCCTGGCCGGCGTGGTTCGTGCGACCGTTGCCCACCATGTAGACGGTTCCGTCCTTGGCGATGACGCCGTGGCAGAGCGGGCCGGGGAGATCCGGGCGGCCGTCATAGCAGAGCCTGACGGTGTTCTTCGTGTTGGAGGTGACGGTGTGGTGGATCATCACGCCGTTCACATTGTTGAACGGCCCCTTGTGGTTGCGGTTGTGGTGGCGCCAATCGCGGGTCTCCTCGATGACCAGGTCTTCGTTGCGAAGTGCCCGGAGCATCTGGTCCGCGGTCATGGGTGCGGCCATGGTGTCCTCCCTCCAGCGATGGGAGGTTCCTGAACGACCCCTCGCTGGGGGGACTCAGCCGGCGGGGGTGCTGTGGTGCGCTACGGCACCGCCTTGCGGAGGGCCGGTCACCAGCCCGTCCTCCCTGGCTGCCGGCGCCGGCGTCCACCGCGGCGCCGATCCAGGGGCCCGCCCCACCTCTGGCCGTTGGCCGGTGAGGGAACCTTCCCGGAGCACTCACGGTCTCTCTTCATTTTCGCGCTGCGCGCCGCCTGCGGCATCTGGATCAACCTGCCGAGCGGAGCGAACCGCTGGCCCTCGCCCAGCACGCCGAGCTCGTGCGGCGGGAAGTGAGCCGGCGGGAGCCAACGGACCGCTGCCGGGCCCCCCTTGAGATCGTCCCGCGCAACGGCGACGATGGCTGCCGTCACAGTCCTTGGCGGCATGCGGTCTCAGCGGACTCATCGCACTGCGCCAGAATCGTGGCGAGCGAGGAACAGCCGACCCGAGGCGCCGGAAACAGGGTGACACCATGACGACACGGCAGGTCCGCAAGCGGTGCCAGGCGCTCGTCAACGCGCTCGACCTGCCCAGTCCCTTCTCCGTCGAGGCCCTCGTCCGTGAACTGTCGGCCCGGCGCGGCCGGCCCATCCGGATCCACACGCTGGCGATCGGCTCCGCCGTGAACGCCTGCGGCCTGTGGATCGCCACCGACTCCTGCGACCACATCTTCGTCGAGGAGAAGACCACCAGGTTCCACCAGGAGCACATCGTGCTCCACGAGATCGGTCACATCCTGATGGACCACGGCGCCGGCGAGGACGAGAACCGGCGCGCCCTGGCCACGCTGCTGCCCGGCCTCCGCCCCGACGTGGTCAGCCGGCTGCTGGGCCGCACCAGCTACACCTCCGAGCAGGAGCAAGAGGCCGAACTCGTCGCCAGTCTCATCCACTCGGCCGCGGGCATGCTGCCCCCTTCGTCGTCCCCAGGGGTGCGCGGCACGCTCGAAGTCGCCCTAGGAATCCGCAGGTAGGTGCGTGGACACACACTCCCTCTACGAACTGGGCACCCGCGTCGAACTCACCGGCGCACTGGCCCTCTGGCTGGTGATCGCCCTCCGGCTGCCCACCGCCCGCCGCTCCCGGCAGCAGAAGATGCTGCTGCTGTCCGCGATCGGTCTCGCCGGTTCGATCACCGTCTATCTCGACCCCGTCACCGCGGCGCTGACCCGGACCTTCCGCTTCGCCGAGAGCTGCGGCCTGTTCATGAACGGCTGGGGCGTCCTCAGTTCGGCCCTCATCCTCGACTTCGTGCTCGCCGCCATGTCCCGGCGCCGCCCCTGGCTCGTCTACGGCCCGATGGTCCTCACCATCGCCGCGCTGATCGCGCTCAACTACACGATCGCGCCGGACGCCGGCTGCGTCACCAGCCAGGCCGTCGCCTGGTACAGCCCGTTCTGGTGGCTGCTCATCGCGGCCCACCTGATCGGCACCATCCCGTGCGCGGTGCTGTGCGTGCGCTACGGGCGCCGGGCCGGCGACGACCGGCCCGTGCGCACCGGGCTCCTGCTGCTCGCCGCGGGGTTCACCTCGTCCGCCACGTTCTGGTGCGTGGTCCTGGCCTTCCTCCTCGCCCGGCCGGCCTGGCTGGGGGCACTGTTCCCGCTCAACATCGGGGTCACGGCCTGGATGATGACCGCCGGGGTCGGGCTGCCGCTGGTCGTCACCGTCCGCCGGGCCGCCCGCGACATGAGCGCCCTGTGGCGCCTGCACCCCCTGTGGCGCGAAGTCACCGAAGCCGTTCCGTACGTCACCCTGGACAAGCCGCTCCCCCGCCTCCGCGCGGTGCTCGGCGGCCCCCGTACGGTCCGCCTCCGGCTCTACCGCCAGGTCATCGAGATCCGCGACGCGCTGCTCGTGCTGCACGACTACGTGTCCTCCGAGGCGATGGAGGCCGCCCGGGACCACATCGGGACCCAGCAGCTGCCCGGGGAACAGGTCGAGCCGGCGGTCACCGCCTGCTGGCTGTGCACCGCGCTCGACGCCCGGCAGGCCGAGGCCACCCCCCGGCCGAACCAGCTCACCCCCGGCGGGCCCGCCCACGACGGCCTGCGCAGCGAGGCCGACTTCCTGCTCGCCGTCCTCAAGGCCCGCGCGCTGCCCGCCGTACGCTCCTTCGCCGTGCCGCCCGCACCGGCCGGCCCCGCACGGGCCCGTCCCGCCGTGCCGGACCTGCGGACCCCCCACTCCCCACCGTCTCGTACGAGTTAGGAATCCATGACCCAGCAGTCCGCCCGCACCCCCTACACCAGCGGCATGTTGAGCAATGACGACGGCCGTGAGCGGGACCGTCTGACGTCCATCCAGGGCAGCGTGGACACGTTCACCACCGGAATCCTGGAGCGCCTCCCCGTCGAATCCTCCTGGAACTGCCTGGAGTTGGGCGCCGGGGCCGGCTCCATCGCCTACTGGCTGGCACAGCGGTGCCCGGAAGGCCGTGTGGTCGCCGTCGATCTCGACACGCGCCACCTCGACGCCGGACGTGCCGCGAACCTGGAGGTCCAGGAAGCCGACATCACCGACGAGGACTACGCCCCCGGCAGCTTCGACCTCATCCACGCGCGCTACCTGTTCTGCCATCTCGCCGCACGCGACGACATGGTCGCGCGGGTCGCCCGCTGGCTCGCCCCCGGCGGGCGGCTCGTCATCGAGGAGCCCTACCACCTGCCCGGCGCCACCTCCCCCTTCCCCGTGATGGGGCGCATCCTCGACGCCTACCAGCGCGTCTACCACGAGAACGGCGCCGACCTCACCTGGGTCCGGGGCCTGCCCGCCCTCCTGGCCGGCAGCGGTCTGTCCGACGTCGCCTTCGCCGCGAACCCCGGGTACATGGGCGGACTCGACAAGGACCGCTGGCTCCCGCTCATCAGCCAGGCCACGCCCGGCCTGCTCGCCGACGGCGCGGTCACCGAGGCCGACCTGGCGGAGTTCCACACCCTCCTCAAGGACCCGGCGTTCATCGACATCCCGCAGCTGACCCTCTCGGCCTGGGCCCGCCGCCCGGCGGAGTGAGCGTCCGCGGACGGGCCGGGCGGAAGCCGGTGGGTGCGGTGCCTGCCCCGTTGAGATGATCAAGGAGATGAGAAACGACCACCCGCACCTGCCCACCACCGAGTCCGCCGTCACCGCCCTCCGCGCGATCGCGGCCGAGTACCGCCTCGGCCTGACCGTCACGGACGACATCGGCGCGGACCGTACCTCCCGCCGCACCGCGGCCGGAGTGTTCACCGCCCTGGACGCGGACGGCTCGCTGCCGCACGAGGCCTTCGTGGAGCTGGACGGGTCGCCCGCGGTCACCGTCCAGCTCTTCCCCGAGGACGATGCGACGATCACCGTGGAAGGGGTGGCGTTCGCCGATGTCCCGCGGGACGCGGTGCCGGCGTTCCTGCGCTCGGTGTACGGCGGCCTCGCCCACGTCAGGACGCGGTTCTTCCCGCCGGGCCAGTGGCTGGTGGTGCCGCTGCCCGGCGACGAGACCTACAAGGAGCGCCTCTTCGGCGGCGTGCTCAGCCCCTGGCTCGCGCGCGGCATCCGCTGAGGCGGAGGCAGTGGCCGGGCCGGGGGCCGGCTTCCGTCCTGGCTCTCACGCCGGCGGCCGGTGGCCCCCCGGCAGCAGGGGGCCCGGCTCCGGCGCGGCCACCTCGACGCCCTCCACCTTGGGATTGCGCCGCTGGCGCTTCGAGACCCAGTGGGCCAGCCAGGACAGCAGCATGCACATCCCGATGTAGATCGGCGAGATGATCATGACGACGGGGATGAACGGCAGGTCGTAGTCGAGGTTGGAGGCGATCAGCTTGCCGGCGTGCAGGAACTCCTCGTAGGTGATGAGGTAGCCGAGCGAGGTGTCCTTCAGGGCGACCACCAGCTGGCTGATGATGGCCGGGAGCATCGCCCGGACCGCCTGCGGCACCAGCACATGCGTCATGACCTGGGTCTTGCGCATGCCCAGCGCGTAGGCGGCCTCCCGCTGGCCGCGGTCGACGGCGTTGACGCCGGTGCGGAAGACCTCGGCGAGCACCGAGCCGTTGTACAGGGTCAGGCCGGCGACCAGGGCGATCAGCGGCTCGGCCTGCAGCGCCACATAGATGAAGAAGATCATGACCAGTACGGGCATGGCGCGGAAGAACTCCACCAGCACCGTGGACACCCAGCGCACGGGCCGGTGCGCGGAGAGCCGGCCGGTCGCCAGCACCCCGCCCAGCGCCAGCGACAGCACGGCCGCGAGGGCGAAGGCCTTCAGCGTGTTGCCCAGGCCCCGCAGGAGCAGCTCCTGAATTCCCTTGTAGGTGAAGGGAGTCCACTTCGCCGCGGTGAACTGGCCGGTGGAGAAGAGGAGGTAGACGACGCAGCCGAGCAGGGCGAGGATCAGCGCC comes from the Streptomyces angustmyceticus genome and includes:
- a CDS encoding amino acid ABC transporter permease, with translation MTTALYDIPGPRTRQRHRLYGLASTALILALLGCVVYLLFSTGQFTAAKWTPFTYKGIQELLLRGLGNTLKAFALAAVLSLALGGVLATGRLSAHRPVRWVSTVLVEFFRAMPVLVMIFFIYVALQAEPLIALVAGLTLYNGSVLAEVFRTGVNAVDRGQREAAYALGMRKTQVMTHVLVPQAVRAMLPAIISQLVVALKDTSLGYLITYEEFLHAGKLIASNLDYDLPFIPVVMIISPIYIGMCMLLSWLAHWVSKRQRRNPKVEGVEVAAPEPGPLLPGGHRPPA